One stretch of Limnohabitans sp. DNA includes these proteins:
- a CDS encoding glutathione peroxidase encodes MSLYDLEAQSIDHQPVPLSRYKGQVMLIVTTASACGFTPQFTGLEKLHKTYADQGLAVLGFPCNQFASQDPGDDAQIANFCQKNYGVSFQMMRKVKVNGADAHPLYQWLTAEAPGILGSKAIKWNFTKFLVGRDGRVIKRYAPQDSPEKMAKDIEAALAAS; translated from the coding sequence ATGAGCTTGTACGACCTCGAAGCCCAAAGCATCGACCACCAACCCGTGCCCCTGTCGCGCTACAAGGGCCAAGTGATGCTGATCGTCACCACCGCCAGCGCATGCGGCTTCACGCCGCAGTTCACCGGGCTGGAAAAGCTGCACAAAACCTACGCCGACCAAGGCCTGGCCGTGCTGGGCTTTCCGTGTAACCAATTCGCCAGCCAAGACCCGGGTGATGACGCGCAAATTGCCAACTTCTGCCAAAAGAACTACGGCGTGAGCTTTCAGATGATGCGGAAGGTCAAGGTCAATGGCGCTGACGCCCACCCCCTGTACCAATGGCTCACCGCCGAAGCCCCCGGCATTTTAGGCAGCAAGGCCATCAAGTGGAACTTCACCAAGTTTCTGGTGGGGCGCGATGGGCGTGTGATCAAGCGCTATGCACCGCAAGACTCACCCGAGAAGATGGCCAAGGACATTGAGGCGGCGTTGGCGGCCAGTTGA
- a CDS encoding DMT family transporter codes for MGDTSPKSLAVAGLLFNAFVWGVCWWPFKQLEAQGLHPLWATALVYAFVFVSIALWLWRRGQLQSWRGHPGLWLLLLASGLTNVGFNWAVTVGDVVRVVLLFYLMPAWSVLVAWWLLGEKPTPMALLRLVLALAGLFIVLKTPETPWPVPESLADGLALMGGLTFAITNALLLKLKDSPSSSRTLAMFGGGAVMATLAAFVGLATGVVAIGAAPTWSWLPLVALLCISFLLGNLALQYGAARLAAHTTALVMLSEVLFASVSSVLLGASNWDSRTLIGGALILLAALLSIVGPGHKAH; via the coding sequence ATGGGCGACACATCCCCCAAAAGCCTGGCGGTCGCCGGGCTCCTGTTCAACGCCTTTGTCTGGGGCGTGTGCTGGTGGCCCTTCAAACAACTTGAAGCCCAGGGCCTGCACCCGCTGTGGGCCACGGCACTGGTTTACGCCTTTGTCTTTGTGTCCATCGCCTTGTGGCTGTGGCGCCGCGGCCAGTTGCAAAGCTGGCGCGGCCACCCCGGGCTGTGGCTCCTGCTGCTGGCCTCGGGCCTAACCAATGTCGGCTTCAACTGGGCCGTCACGGTGGGCGACGTGGTGCGCGTGGTACTGCTGTTTTATTTGATGCCCGCCTGGTCGGTGCTGGTGGCTTGGTGGCTGCTGGGTGAAAAGCCCACCCCCATGGCCTTGCTGCGCTTGGTGCTGGCGCTGGCCGGTTTGTTCATCGTTCTCAAAACCCCCGAGACGCCCTGGCCCGTGCCCGAAAGCCTGGCCGATGGGCTGGCGCTGATGGGGGGCCTGACGTTTGCCATCACCAACGCCTTGCTGCTCAAGCTCAAGGACAGCCCCAGCTCATCGCGCACCCTGGCCATGTTTGGCGGCGGCGCGGTCATGGCCACGCTGGCGGCCTTTGTCGGTTTGGCCACGGGCGTCGTGGCCATCGGCGCGGCCCCCACTTGGAGCTGGCTGCCTCTGGTGGCCTTGCTGTGCATCTCGTTCCTGTTGGGCAACCTGGCGCTGCAATACGGCGCGGCCCGACTGGCCGCCCACACCACCGCGCTGGTCATGCTGTCCGAAGTGCTGTTTGCCAGCGTGTCGTCGGTCTTGCTGGGCGCCTCCAACTGGGACAGCCGCACCCTGATCGGCGGGGCCCTGATCTTGCTGGCGGCTTTGCTGTCCATCGTGGGGCCTGGCCACAAGGCCCACTGA
- a CDS encoding DedA family protein, translating to MEVFEFLMPIFTEYGYLAVFVMLLICGFGVPIPEDVTLVTGGVIAGLGHADVHTMFAVGMAGVMVGDGLMFTLGRLYGERICKLPGFRKILTPERFARAQEAFEKYGKWVMFVARFLPGLRTPVFFSAGMSRRVSFSTWFFMDGFAALISVPIWVYLGYFGAQNWDWMFNVLRQFQHGIFALLGIGIVWLGWRWWRKRQATLAAKASGDVS from the coding sequence ATGGAAGTTTTTGAGTTTTTGATGCCCATCTTCACCGAGTACGGCTACCTTGCCGTATTCGTGATGCTGCTCATTTGCGGTTTTGGTGTGCCCATCCCGGAAGATGTGACCCTGGTCACGGGCGGGGTGATTGCAGGCCTGGGGCATGCCGATGTGCACACCATGTTTGCCGTGGGCATGGCGGGTGTGATGGTTGGTGATGGGTTGATGTTCACCCTGGGCCGTCTGTATGGCGAGCGTATTTGCAAGCTGCCCGGTTTTCGCAAAATCCTGACACCCGAGCGCTTTGCCAGAGCGCAAGAGGCTTTTGAGAAATACGGCAAATGGGTCATGTTCGTGGCCCGCTTTTTGCCCGGTTTGCGCACGCCGGTCTTCTTCTCAGCGGGCATGAGCCGACGCGTCAGCTTTTCCACCTGGTTTTTCATGGACGGCTTTGCTGCACTGATCAGCGTGCCCATTTGGGTCTACCTGGGTTACTTTGGCGCGCAAAACTGGGACTGGATGTTCAACGTGCTGCGCCAGTTCCAGCACGGCATTTTTGCCCTGCTGGGCATTGGCATCGTCTGGTTGGGCTGGCGCTGGTGGCGAAAGCGCCAGGCCACCCTGGCAGCCAAAGCCTCTGGCGACGTCTCTTAA
- the alr gene encoding alanine racemase, with translation MPRPIQATIHTAALRHNLALARQAAPDAQVWAVVKANAYGHGIERVFEGLRGADGFALLDLSEAERVRALGWRGPILLLEGAFEARDLELCSRLHLWHTVHCDEQIDMLALHKTHEPHRVFLKMNSGMNRLGFAPQRYRSAWTRLNALPQVDEISLMTHFSDADGPKGIAEQMARFEEASRDLPGERSVSNSAATLRHAQDAAVRADWIRPGIAVYGSSPDFPEHSVADWGLQPAMSLHARIIAVQQLQAGDSVGYGSSFVADGPMRIGVVACGYADGYPRICPTGTPVLVDGARGRTVGRVSMDMLTVDLSPFPDAGVGSQVTLWGQAEGGALLDIDDVAQAAGTVGYELMCALAARVPVLVV, from the coding sequence ATGCCCCGCCCGATTCAAGCCACCATCCACACCGCGGCCTTGCGCCACAACCTGGCCTTGGCACGCCAAGCCGCGCCCGATGCCCAGGTGTGGGCGGTGGTCAAGGCCAATGCCTATGGGCACGGCATTGAGCGGGTGTTTGAAGGTCTGCGCGGAGCCGACGGCTTTGCCTTGCTGGACTTGAGTGAAGCCGAGCGTGTCAGGGCTTTGGGCTGGCGTGGCCCCATTTTGTTGCTCGAAGGCGCTTTTGAGGCGCGCGACCTGGAGTTGTGCTCGCGCCTGCACTTGTGGCACACGGTGCATTGCGACGAGCAAATCGACATGCTGGCGTTGCACAAGACGCACGAGCCGCACCGCGTGTTCCTCAAGATGAATTCGGGCATGAACCGGTTGGGCTTTGCACCGCAGCGATACCGCTCGGCCTGGACGCGGCTCAATGCCTTGCCGCAGGTGGACGAAATCTCGCTCATGACTCATTTCAGCGACGCCGACGGCCCCAAAGGCATTGCCGAGCAGATGGCCCGATTTGAAGAAGCCTCCCGGGACTTGCCTGGTGAGCGCAGTGTAAGCAACAGCGCCGCCACCTTGCGCCATGCGCAAGATGCCGCAGTGAGAGCGGACTGGATTCGGCCCGGCATTGCTGTTTACGGCAGCTCGCCCGACTTTCCAGAACACAGCGTTGCCGATTGGGGTCTGCAACCCGCCATGAGCTTGCATGCCCGCATCATCGCGGTGCAGCAGTTGCAGGCTGGCGACAGCGTGGGTTATGGCTCCAGTTTTGTGGCCGATGGCCCCATGCGCATCGGCGTGGTGGCCTGTGGCTATGCCGACGGTTACCCGCGCATTTGCCCCACAGGCACGCCCGTGCTGGTGGACGGTGCACGGGGCCGCACCGTGGGCCGCGTGAGCATGGACATGCTGACGGTGGACCTGAGTCCATTTCCCGATGCGGGCGTGGGCAGCCAGGTCACGCTCTGGGGACAAGCCGAAGGGGGTGCGTTGCTGGACATTGACGATGTGGCGCAAGCGGCAGGCACTGTGGGCTATGAGCTCATGTGTGCACTGGCTGCGCGTGTGCCGGTGCTGGTGGTCTGA
- a CDS encoding thiamine pyrophosphate-dependent dehydrogenase E1 component subunit alpha, translating to MPKKDALAALYLCMARIRAFENAAEILSQGGVSAYNKTADGSAKVRGPLHLSTGQEGVAAGVCAHLTPRDYLTSTHRGHGHTLAKGADLGRMMCELYGKATGFNGGKGGSMHIADFSVGMLGANGVVAAGLPIAVGAAHAQKLQGRSDITVCFFGDGATNRGPFLEALNWAQVHQLPVLFVCEDNRWSATTASGPMIAGPGASARSESLGIAAHLVDGNDVWAVHEKAAELVQTVRSGHGPRLLHALTYRVKGHVSVDLAAYRDPREVEAALKNDPIQNARRALLALGSSDAACDQMDQQAQAEVQSAMQSADQAPWPSVSAAYTDIQTTGAGQWF from the coding sequence ATTCCCAAAAAAGACGCATTGGCCGCTTTGTATCTGTGCATGGCCCGCATCCGGGCTTTTGAAAATGCCGCAGAAATCCTGAGCCAGGGCGGCGTCAGCGCTTACAACAAAACCGCAGACGGCAGCGCCAAAGTGCGCGGCCCTTTGCACCTGTCCACCGGGCAAGAAGGCGTGGCCGCTGGCGTGTGCGCCCACCTCACTCCGCGCGACTACCTGACCTCCACCCACCGTGGCCACGGCCACACCCTGGCCAAGGGGGCGGATCTCGGCCGCATGATGTGCGAGCTGTACGGCAAAGCCACAGGTTTTAACGGGGGCAAGGGTGGCTCCATGCACATCGCCGATTTTTCGGTCGGCATGTTGGGGGCCAATGGCGTGGTGGCGGCGGGTCTGCCCATTGCCGTGGGCGCAGCACACGCCCAGAAATTGCAGGGTCGCAGCGACATCACCGTTTGCTTTTTTGGCGACGGTGCCACCAACCGGGGGCCTTTTCTGGAGGCCCTCAACTGGGCGCAGGTGCACCAGTTGCCGGTGCTGTTTGTGTGTGAAGACAACCGCTGGAGCGCCACCACCGCCAGCGGCCCGATGATTGCCGGCCCCGGCGCTTCGGCGCGCAGCGAAAGTCTGGGCATTGCAGCCCACCTGGTCGACGGCAACGATGTGTGGGCTGTTCACGAAAAAGCCGCCGAGCTGGTGCAGACCGTTCGCTCGGGCCACGGGCCGCGCCTGTTGCATGCGCTCACCTACCGTGTCAAAGGCCATGTGTCGGTGGACCTGGCCGCGTACCGGGACCCCCGGGAAGTCGAAGCAGCCCTGAAAAACGACCCCATCCAGAACGCCCGCCGCGCGCTGCTGGCGCTGGGAAGCAGCGATGCCGCGTGCGACCAGATGGACCAGCAAGCCCAGGCCGAAGTGCAGTCCGCCATGCAGTCAGCGGACCAAGCGCCCTGGCCCAGCGTGTCTGCCGCTTACACCGACATCCAGACCACAGGAGCAGGGCAATGGTTTTGA
- a CDS encoding transketolase C-terminal domain-containing protein produces the protein MVLNTMSYSQAAVLAVQREMEADERVVVMGEDVGRGGIFGQYKGLQQTFGTHRIIDTPISEAAIMGGGVGMALAGMRPVVEMRVVDFTLCGMDEIINQAAKNRYMFGGQGRVPLVARMPIGIWDASAAQHSQSLEAWFAHIPGLVVVCPGSVQDNYSLLRAAMQCGDPVVYMEHKTLWGLEGPVDESVQVPLGQAAVLRAGDRLTMVSWSRQMQVCQVACDQLAALGIQVELIDLRTLWPWDRDTVLKSAAKTGHLLVVHEAIQAAGFGAEIAATVAETLGVRVKRLGAPRIPVGYAPVLEAVARVSAEQIVAAAQNCLKPVTQ, from the coding sequence ATGGTTTTGAACACGATGAGCTACAGCCAGGCCGCCGTGCTGGCCGTGCAGCGCGAAATGGAAGCCGACGAGCGCGTGGTGGTGATGGGTGAAGACGTGGGGCGGGGCGGTATCTTTGGCCAGTACAAAGGCTTGCAACAGACCTTTGGCACGCACCGCATCATCGACACCCCCATCAGCGAAGCGGCCATCATGGGCGGCGGCGTGGGCATGGCGCTGGCGGGCATGCGCCCGGTGGTGGAGATGCGCGTGGTCGACTTTACCCTTTGCGGCATGGACGAAATCATCAACCAGGCCGCCAAGAACCGATACATGTTTGGCGGCCAGGGCCGTGTGCCTTTGGTGGCCCGCATGCCCATTGGCATCTGGGACGCTTCGGCGGCGCAGCATTCGCAGTCGCTTGAAGCCTGGTTTGCCCACATCCCCGGCTTGGTGGTCGTGTGTCCGGGCTCGGTGCAAGACAACTATTCTTTGCTGCGCGCGGCCATGCAGTGCGGTGACCCTGTGGTCTACATGGAGCACAAGACCCTGTGGGGCTTGGAAGGGCCAGTGGACGAAAGCGTGCAAGTGCCACTGGGCCAGGCCGCTGTCTTGCGTGCGGGTGATCGTTTGACGATGGTCAGCTGGAGTCGCCAGATGCAGGTGTGCCAAGTGGCTTGCGATCAATTGGCGGCTTTGGGTATTCAGGTCGAGCTGATTGATTTGCGCACCCTGTGGCCTTGGGATCGGGACACGGTGCTCAAGTCTGCGGCCAAAACAGGCCATCTGCTGGTGGTGCACGAAGCGATTCAGGCCGCAGGCTTTGGCGCTGAAATCGCCGCCACCGTGGCCGAAACCTTGGGCGTGCGCGTCAAGCGCTTGGGCGCGCCGCGCATCCCGGTGGGTTACGCCCCTGTTCTGGAAGCGGTGGCCCGCGTGTCGGCTGAGCAGATCGTAGCGGCAGCGCAGAACTGCCTGAAGCCCGTCACTCAGTGA
- a CDS encoding TRAP transporter small permease produces the protein MTHLHEQAPAEVAAAESDEETAVPLKIEDWLTVIVMALLSLITFANVLVRYFTDQSFAWTEEFSVFLMIVLALVAGSASVARNRQIRIEYFADSGSEKRQRALARFGALMVFVLFALIAVLSVRVVWDDFRFGETSPGIGVPQWWYTIWLPVLSVAIAGRALGLFIRRGRQP, from the coding sequence ATGACCCATTTGCACGAGCAGGCCCCCGCCGAAGTGGCCGCTGCTGAATCCGATGAAGAAACCGCCGTTCCTCTGAAAATCGAAGACTGGCTCACGGTGATCGTGATGGCTCTGCTCTCGCTCATCACCTTTGCCAATGTGCTGGTGCGCTATTTCACCGACCAGTCCTTTGCCTGGACGGAAGAGTTTTCGGTGTTTTTGATGATCGTGCTGGCGCTGGTGGCGGGCTCGGCCTCGGTGGCCCGCAACCGGCAAATCCGCATTGAATACTTTGCCGACAGCGGTTCAGAAAAACGCCAGCGGGCGTTGGCCCGCTTTGGTGCGCTGATGGTGTTTGTGCTGTTTGCGCTGATCGCGGTGCTCAGCGTGCGCGTGGTCTGGGACGATTTCCGCTTTGGCGAGACCTCACCGGGCATTGGCGTGCCGCAGTGGTGGTACACCATCTGGTTGCCGGTTTTGTCGGTGGCCATTGCCGGGCGTGCTTTGGGCTTGTTCATACGCCGGGGGCGTCAGCCATGA
- a CDS encoding TRAP transporter large permease translates to MIPTLLFVAFVVMMLMGVPIGAALGLAGAACIALANSDAQWFGLLAVPQNFYAGLGKYPLLAIPMFVLVGSIFDRSGVALRLVNFAVAIVGRGPGMLPLVAIVVAMFLGGISGSGPANAAAVGAVMIAAMSRAGYPAPFSASVVGAAAATDILIPPSVAFIVYSVLVPGASVPALFAAGMIPGILAGLALIVPTVWMARKHKMGALEASLPRPELWTSFVQAVWGLAAPVLILGGMRAGWFTPTEAAVVAVFYGLFVGMVIYRTIKVRDLFVILRESGELSAVILLVVSLAGIFAFSLSTLGVIDPVTNAIVNSGLGEYGVLALLILMLITVGMFLDGVSIFLIFVPLLWPIVQYYKWDPVWFGVILTLKVALGQFTPPLAVNLMVSCRIAGVRMEETVRWVGWMLFSMFLVMLAVIAWPELALWLPRYLGY, encoded by the coding sequence ATGATCCCGACCCTCCTGTTTGTGGCCTTTGTGGTCATGATGCTCATGGGCGTGCCCATTGGCGCGGCTTTGGGTTTGGCCGGTGCTGCTTGCATTGCCTTGGCCAACTCGGACGCGCAGTGGTTTGGCCTGCTGGCTGTGCCGCAAAACTTTTACGCCGGTCTGGGCAAGTACCCGCTGCTGGCCATTCCCATGTTTGTGCTGGTGGGCTCCATCTTTGACCGCTCGGGTGTGGCGCTTCGGCTGGTCAATTTTGCTGTGGCCATCGTGGGCCGTGGCCCGGGCATGCTGCCTTTGGTGGCGATTGTGGTGGCCATGTTCCTGGGTGGTATTTCGGGTTCGGGCCCGGCCAATGCGGCAGCGGTGGGTGCGGTGATGATCGCGGCCATGTCGCGCGCGGGCTATCCGGCACCATTTTCGGCCAGTGTGGTGGGTGCAGCAGCGGCCACGGACATTTTGATTCCGCCTTCGGTGGCCTTCATCGTGTATTCGGTGCTGGTGCCCGGCGCCTCGGTGCCCGCGCTGTTTGCGGCGGGCATGATCCCGGGCATTCTGGCGGGCTTGGCCTTGATCGTGCCCACCGTGTGGATGGCCCGCAAGCACAAGATGGGTGCGCTGGAGGCGAGCTTGCCACGCCCCGAATTGTGGACAAGCTTTGTGCAAGCCGTTTGGGGCTTGGCAGCGCCGGTCTTGATTTTGGGCGGCATGCGGGCCGGTTGGTTCACGCCGACCGAGGCGGCGGTGGTGGCGGTGTTTTATGGCCTGTTTGTGGGCATGGTGATTTACCGCACGATCAAGGTGCGCGACCTGTTTGTCATCTTGCGCGAATCGGGCGAGTTGTCGGCGGTGATCTTGCTGGTGGTGTCGCTGGCAGGTATTTTTGCCTTTTCGCTGTCCACGCTGGGGGTGATCGACCCGGTGACGAACGCCATCGTCAACTCGGGCTTGGGCGAATACGGCGTGCTGGCGCTGCTCATCTTGATGCTCATCACTGTGGGCATGTTCCTTGACGGTGTGTCGATCTTCTTGATCTTTGTGCCACTCCTGTGGCCTATCGTGCAGTACTACAAATGGGACCCGGTCTGGTTTGGTGTGATCCTCACGCTCAAAGTGGCGCTGGGTCAGTTCACGCCGCCGCTGGCCGTGAACCTGATGGTGTCTTGTCGCATCGCCGGGGTGCGCATGGAAGAAACCGTGCGCTGGGTCGGCTGGATGCTGTTTTCGATGTTCCTGGTCATGCTGGCGGTGATCGCTTGGCCCGAGCTGGCCCTGTGGCTGCCGCGTTATTTGGGTTATTGA
- a CDS encoding DctP family TRAP transporter solute-binding subunit, whose translation MKLRRHLLSLLAVAAGLGAFTAPVVAAEYKAEYRMSLVLGPPTPWGQAGKMWADTVRERTQGRINIKLYPGVSLIQGDQTREFSALRQGVIDMAVGSTINWSPQVKELNLFSLPFLMPDYAAIDALTQGSVGQKIFQTLDKSGVVPLAWGENGFRELTNSKRPIKSPADLKGMKIRVVGSPIYSDMFSAMGANPTQMSWADAQPALSSGAVDGQENPLFLFTVLKMHTVGQKFVTTWGYVADPLIFVVNKDIWASWTPADQAIVRQAAVDAGKAEIAIARKGLVEADKPVLKDIAAMGVTVTSLTADERDAFVKITRPVYEKWKNTVGPALVKEAEAAVAARKK comes from the coding sequence ATGAAACTTCGTCGTCATTTGCTCAGCCTGCTGGCTGTGGCCGCTGGCTTGGGTGCCTTCACCGCTCCGGTGGTGGCTGCTGAATACAAAGCCGAGTACCGCATGTCGCTGGTGTTGGGACCTCCCACACCTTGGGGCCAGGCTGGCAAGATGTGGGCCGACACGGTCAGGGAGCGCACCCAGGGTCGCATCAACATCAAGCTCTACCCCGGCGTGTCGCTGATCCAGGGTGACCAGACCCGCGAATTCAGTGCATTGCGCCAGGGCGTGATCGACATGGCCGTGGGCTCGACCATCAACTGGTCGCCTCAGGTCAAAGAACTGAACCTGTTTTCGCTGCCATTTTTGATGCCCGACTACGCGGCCATTGACGCGTTGACGCAAGGCAGCGTGGGCCAGAAGATTTTCCAGACCCTGGACAAGTCGGGCGTGGTGCCTTTGGCTTGGGGTGAAAACGGCTTCCGTGAACTCACCAACTCCAAGCGCCCCATCAAGTCGCCAGCCGATTTGAAAGGCATGAAAATCCGTGTGGTGGGCTCGCCCATTTACTCGGACATGTTCTCGGCCATGGGGGCCAACCCCACGCAAATGAGCTGGGCCGATGCGCAGCCTGCGCTGTCCAGCGGCGCCGTGGACGGTCAGGAAAATCCGCTGTTCTTGTTCACCGTGCTGAAAATGCACACCGTGGGTCAGAAATTCGTGACCACTTGGGGCTATGTGGCAGACCCGCTGATCTTTGTGGTCAACAAGGACATCTGGGCGTCGTGGACACCCGCTGACCAGGCCATCGTGCGCCAGGCCGCTGTGGACGCAGGCAAAGCCGAAATCGCCATTGCCCGTAAAGGCTTGGTTGAAGCCGACAAGCCAGTCCTCAAGGACATCGCCGCCATGGGCGTGACGGTGACATCGCTCACCGCCGACGAGCGCGATGCCTTCGTCAAAATCACCCGCCCGGTGTACGAGAAGTGGAAAAACA